In one window of Microbacterium dextranolyticum DNA:
- the thrS gene encoding threonine--tRNA ligase: MTDVSPAADVSYPADGFTLFPDRSVVALRVNGELKDLATLVDETDAVEPVTVDSADGLSILRHSTAHVLAQAVQRIKPQANLGIGPPITDGFYYDFGVDEPFTPDDVKAIKKEMERIVRENQRFVRRVVSEDEARAEMADEPFKLELIGLAGGPGAGATEGASVEVGGGELTIYDNVTRDGETAWRDLCRGPHVPGTRLIGNGWDLTRVAGAYWRGSEKNPQLQRIYGTAWPTKDELRAYQTRLEEAAKRDHRKLGKELDLFSFPDEIGPGLAVFHPKGGIIRYEIERYMRERLLASGYEVVNTPHITKGDLFMTSGHLQWYADGMYPPMVLDEVVDADGHVSREGQEYYLKPMNCPFHNLIFRSRGRSYRELPLRLSEFGSVYRYEKSGTLSGLTRVRGMTQDDTHIYVTADQVKSELTHSLDFVLQTLRDYGLNDFYLELSTKEDGNLKFIGDDRLWTEATETLREVAEASGLELVPDPGGAAFYGPKISVQARDAIGRTWQISTIQLDFNQPERFELEYTGPDGEKHRPVMIHRALFGSIERFFAILLEHYAGAFPVWLAPVQVVGIPVAETFAPYLDEIVARLRAAGVRAEVDHSDDRMPKKIRTHTTQKVPLQLIAGEQDSSAGTVSFRFRDGSQTNGIPVDEAIDKIVYAISRRLLVNTAEDLA; encoded by the coding sequence GTGACTGACGTCTCACCCGCGGCGGACGTGTCGTACCCCGCCGACGGTTTCACCCTGTTCCCCGACCGCTCCGTCGTCGCCCTGCGCGTCAACGGCGAGCTGAAAGACCTCGCGACGCTCGTCGACGAGACGGATGCCGTGGAGCCCGTCACGGTCGACAGCGCCGACGGCCTGTCGATCCTTCGCCACTCCACCGCGCACGTCCTCGCGCAGGCTGTGCAGCGGATCAAGCCGCAGGCGAACCTCGGGATCGGCCCGCCGATCACCGACGGCTTCTATTACGACTTCGGCGTCGACGAGCCCTTCACTCCCGACGACGTCAAGGCGATCAAGAAGGAGATGGAGCGGATCGTCCGCGAGAACCAGCGGTTCGTCCGCCGGGTCGTCTCCGAGGACGAAGCGCGCGCCGAAATGGCGGACGAGCCGTTCAAGCTCGAGCTCATCGGCCTCGCCGGCGGCCCCGGTGCCGGCGCGACCGAGGGAGCGTCGGTCGAGGTCGGCGGCGGCGAGCTGACGATCTACGACAACGTCACCCGCGACGGCGAGACCGCCTGGCGCGACCTGTGTCGCGGCCCGCACGTGCCCGGCACGCGCCTCATCGGCAACGGCTGGGACCTGACCCGTGTCGCCGGCGCATATTGGCGGGGGAGTGAGAAGAACCCCCAGCTGCAGCGCATCTACGGCACGGCGTGGCCCACCAAGGACGAGTTGCGCGCCTATCAGACGCGCCTCGAGGAGGCCGCCAAGCGCGATCACCGCAAGCTCGGCAAGGAGCTCGACCTCTTCTCGTTCCCCGACGAGATCGGGCCCGGCCTCGCGGTCTTCCACCCCAAGGGCGGCATCATCCGCTACGAGATCGAGCGGTACATGCGCGAGCGCCTGCTCGCAAGCGGCTACGAGGTCGTGAACACCCCGCACATCACCAAGGGCGACCTGTTCATGACCAGCGGACACCTGCAGTGGTACGCCGACGGCATGTACCCCCCGATGGTGCTCGACGAGGTCGTGGATGCCGACGGGCACGTGAGCCGCGAGGGCCAGGAGTACTACCTGAAGCCCATGAACTGCCCCTTCCACAACCTGATCTTCCGCTCACGCGGACGCTCGTACCGCGAGTTGCCTCTGCGCCTGAGCGAGTTCGGCTCGGTCTACCGCTACGAGAAGAGCGGCACCCTCTCGGGTCTCACCCGCGTGCGTGGCATGACCCAGGACGACACGCACATCTACGTGACCGCCGATCAGGTCAAGAGCGAGCTGACCCATAGCCTGGACTTCGTGCTGCAGACGCTCCGCGACTACGGCCTCAACGACTTCTACCTCGAGCTGTCGACCAAGGAGGACGGCAACCTGAAGTTCATCGGCGACGACCGCCTCTGGACCGAGGCGACCGAGACGCTGCGCGAGGTGGCCGAGGCATCCGGGCTGGAACTCGTACCCGACCCCGGCGGAGCGGCGTTCTACGGCCCGAAGATCTCGGTGCAGGCGCGCGACGCGATCGGGCGTACGTGGCAGATCTCGACGATCCAGCTCGACTTCAACCAGCCTGAGCGGTTCGAGCTGGAGTACACGGGACCCGACGGCGAGAAGCACCGTCCGGTCATGATCCACCGCGCCCTGTTCGGGTCGATCGAGCGGTTCTTCGCGATCCTCCTCGAGCACTATGCCGGAGCGTTCCCGGTGTGGCTGGCGCCCGTGCAGGTCGTCGGAATCCCGGTCGCCGAGACGTTCGCGCCGTACCTCGACGAGATCGTCGCGCGACTGCGGGCGGCGGGCGTGCGTGCCGAGGTCGACCACTCCGACGACCGGATGCCGAAGAAGATCCGCACCCACACGACGCAGAAGGTGCCGCTGCAGCTCATCGCGGGTGAGCAGGACAGCTCCGCGGGGACCGTGTCGTTCCGCTTCCGCGACGGCTCGCAGACCAATGGCATCCCGGTGGACGAGGCGATCGACAAGATCGTGTATGCCATCTCGCGCAGGCTGCTCGTCAACACGGCCGAGGATCTGGCATGA